The nucleotide window AGTTTAGGTTTGGTTTGTTATATTATTTTAAAATGTAATATGTTTTTAAAATAACTTATTTGTTTTATTTTTTACATTTGCATTTGCGAAGTTCTAAACTTCAAAGTATTAAATACAGACATAATATGCAAAACATTCCTAGTGTTGACTTGCGTGATTTCCTTTCGGACGACCCGAAACGTAAACAAAAATTTGTAAATGAAATCGGAAGTGCATTCGAAGATATAGGCTTCGTAGCGCTCAAAGGACATTTTTTAAACGATCAATTGGTTGATGAATTGTATGGCGAAATTCGAAATTTCTTTTCGTTGCCATTAGAAACAAAACACAGCTATGAAATCCCTGAAATTGGTGGACAAAGAGGTTATGTCTCTTTTGGAAAAGAGCATGCCAAAGGCCGCAAAGAAGGAGATTTAAAAGAGTTTTGGCATTTTGGACAATATGTTGACAAAGATTCCAAATACGGATCGGAATATCCTGAGAATGTAGAAGTAAAAGAATTACCTCGTTTTAATGCTGTCGGTAAAGAAGCTTACCAAATGCTTGAAAAAACAGGTGTTTATGTATTGCGAGCTTTGGCACTGCACCTTGGATTGGATGAATTTTATTTTGACCAATATGCTAAAGACGGAAACTCAATCCTAAGACCTATTCACTACCCTCCTATTACATCTGAACCTGAAAATGCTATTAGAGCTGCGGCTCACGGTGATATCAACTTGATCACTTTGTTGATGGGAGCTCAAGGCAAAGGTTTACAAGTGCAAAACCATAATGGTGATTGGATTGATGCTGTTGCAGAGCCAGATGAATTGGTGATTAATGTGGGCGATATGTTATCGCGTCATACTAATAACAAGTTGAAATCTACAATTCATCAAGTGGTTAATCCGCCAAGAGAATTATGGGGTACTTCTCGTTATTCCATTCCGTTTTTTATGCACCCTGTGAGTGACATGAAATTAAATTGTTTGGAAAACTGCATTGATACCGAAAATCCTAAAAAGTATGAGGATATCACGGCCGGGGAGTTTTTATACGAACGACTTGTTGATTTAGGGTTAATTAAAAAATAAATAACAAATTAAAAATGCCAAGTTTTAAATCCCAAATTTCAATGATACACTTTTGGAATTTGGAATTTATAATTTGAGTTTTATTTTTTAGAATAATAAAAAAATGGATTTAAAAGACCAACTGAAAAATCTTTTTCCAGACCATGAAATGGCTCCCGAAGAAGCAATAGAACAGGAACCGCATGAATTGTATGTTCAGAAAGAACCCATGATTTGCAAATTCGAAAAAAGAAAAGGAAAAGCGACCACTATCATAGAAGGCTACGAAGGAACTGACGAAGATTTTAAAATCTTAGCAAAAGAAATAAAAACTAAACTGAGTGTTGGCGGAAGTTTCAAAGACGATTCTATTATCATTCAAGGTGATTACCGTGATAAAATAATGGTTATCTTAAAAGAAAAAGGATTTAAGGTGAAACGAGTTGGAGGGTAAAAAAAGTTTGGAGTTTAAGGTTTAAAGTTGTTTAAGCCTTATACATCTTTAAACTTTAAACAAATAAAACCTTAAACAAAAAAAACATGGCTATACAACAATCCGAATTAATACTCAATCCCGACGGGAGTGTGTATCATCTTAGCTTAAAACCTGAACAAATTGCCCATGATATTATTTTTGTGGGCGATCAGGATCGTGTGGCAAAAATCACGAAACATTTTGATTCTATTGAATTTTCAATCCAAAAAAGGGAATTCAAAACTCAAACAGGAACTTATAAAGGTAAGCGCCTAACGGTGATGTCTACCGGAATTGGGCCAGATAATATTGATATTGTAATCAACGAATTGGATGCGTTGGTAAATATTGATTTGGAAACCAGAAAGCCAAAAGAAAAGCTTACATCGTTAAACATCATCCGTATAGGAACTTCGGGGTCATTGCACGCCGATATTCCCGTGGATAGTTTTGTGATGGGGCAATTTGGCTTGGGACTTGACAATATGCTCCGCTCCTATTTGATTGACAGCATATCAAATGCTGAAATGGAAAATGCATTTATAGAACATACCAATTGGGATTTACGAAAAGGCAGACCTGCTATTATTCCTTGTTCTCCGGATTTGAAGAAAAAAATGGACAGTGATATTGTCCACAAAGGAATTACAGCAACTGCAGGAGGTTTTTATGGTCCTCAAGGACGTATTTTGCGTTTGGATATTCAGGACAGGGAACTGAATTCCAAAATGGATAATTTCTATTTTGGCGATACCCGAATTACCAATTTCGAAATGGAAACATCTGCAATTTATGGGCTTTCCACTCTTTTGGGGCATCAAGCGTTGTCTTTGAATGCCATTGTGGCCAACCGTGCCAACGGAACTTTTAGTAGCGATCCTTACAAAGCGGTTGACGAATTGATTATTTATGCGTTGGAAAAACTAGCAGAAAATTAAAAGATTATAACTTAATCTGCGGAAATCTGCGTGAATAAAAATGCACGCAGATTTCTGCAGATTTTTATTATGTCAAAATTCTCTTTTTAAAACTATCTTTGTTTTTTTGAAAAATCAAGCAATGAAAATAATTCTTACTGGAGCAACTGGGGTTTTGGGATCTCACATTATGTACGACATACTGGAGCTTTTTATAAAACAAAATAAAAACGGAAAGCTTTTTATTATTGCCAGAAATAAAGGAAAAGTTAGCGCCATAGAACGTGTTAACGAACTTTTAACCAGTGATTATACTCCCGAGATTTTGAAAAAATGTGGTTTAGAAAATCTTCATCGCTATATCGAAATCATCGATTCGGATTTGGCAAATCTTCAAGATACTTTTTCCGAAAAAATAAAAGGAGCTTACTTTATCCATTCTGCCGGATACGTGAATTTATCTACAGACGAGAAACTGAAGAAGAAAATTTTTGACGAAAATGCCAAAATAACCCAATCGCTTTTCAATACTTTTCATCCTTTTATCAAGAAATTCGTTTATATAGGGACGGCTTTTTCTTCAGGAATTCGCGCCGGACTGATTGAAAATGATTTTCATAATCTTGGTTTCAAGCCAAAACACCGCAATGCGTATGAAGACGCCAAATTTCATTCGGAGAATTTCATCGCAAAAGAATGTAAAAGATTGGGATTACCATTCCAAATTCTGAGACCAAGCGTTATTGGTGGCAAAATGTTGGGAACTGAAAGTCCTTATTTTATTCCAAAATACATGGTTTTTTATCTTTTGGCTAAGTTTTTTCATTTCACTTCCCAACGAAAAGGCGAACAGGAAAACGTTCGTTTTATCATTAACGAAGAAACGGGTTTGAACATCATTCCTGTAGATTATGTGTCTAAAGTGATTGTCAATACTTTCGAGCGTGACGATATCGAACAACTGAATATCGTAAATGACAAAAGTTTTAATATAGTAAAAGGTTTGCAACTGATTATGAAAGAAGTAGGTTATACTAATTTTACTTTAATCAAAAACCCATTGGATTTCAAATACAAAAACACCATCGAAAAGCTGTATTATGAAAGTATCGGCAAGCATTTAAAACCGTATTTCATTACCAATCCCAACGAATATGATACTACTTTGCTGAATTCAATTCTTGAAATTCCAAAATTGGACAGTGAAGCATTTACCAATATGATTCGCTATGCCATATCCAATGATTTTAAGGATATCAATGTATAAGAAGTTGCTAAGATTCTGAGTTTCTAAGATGCTAAGAGTCTAAGAAACTTAGTATCTTAGCATCTCAGTGACTTTAAAAAATGATACAGTTTAACAAAGAGAATTTTTATCTGATAAGGGAAAAGTTTCGGTTGAAAAAACCTTGGGATAGCTTTGTTGTCTTTTTTTTAAGTATTATCATTACAATCCCTCTATTTATAGTATTCCACCAAAATTTAGTTGACCCTCAGTGGCTTTTTGGTTTAGACAGAATACTGCTTTTTATTTTCGTTTTTGCAATAGTTTATGGCGTTATATATGCGTTGAGAACCATAAGTATCATTTGTTTGGGGTTGTATATATTGATGCTCATTTACGGAAGTTTATTTGGTACTTTTAACTTCAATTCTGTTTTCGATGATTACAATTCAATGATTTACTCAATGAATAATAATCCTTTTCCGGAGGATATAATTATAGCCAAATTATTGCCTTTTCCAAATAAAAATGAAATATTGCGAGCAATCGAGTACAAGAATCCGAAGGTGCGAAACTTTGCCATAATGGCTACGACAAGACATTTTAAACATATTCGGGGCTATTCGGAATATCGAAATTTAATTCAGTGTTTTGCTGTTTTCAAAGAAATTAACAGTCGTTGGAATTATGTAAACGACCCGAAAAACGGTGATTATATTGCCTCAGCTCGCGAATCATTGCTATATTTTTCGGGCGATTGCGACGATCATTCCATATTGATGGCAGCCTGCGTACGTTCTATCGGCGGAACACCAAGACTTATCCATACAAAAGGTCATATCTACCCCGAAATTTTAATTGGAAGCAAGAATGATCTCGAAAATGTAAATTACTTGATAAAAAATGTTTTGTTTCCTGAAGAAAGCCGAGACAAACAACTTAACTACCATATCGATGAGCATGGACAAATTTGGTTAAATCTCGATTACACGGCAAAATATCCAGGAGGACCCTTTCTCTCCGAAGAAATATTGGGAGCTTTGACTTTGGAGTAAATTAAAGATAATATTCTTCGTAAGTTCTCAATAAAATTTTCGAAATATAACTCTCGCAAAGATGCTGAGGCGCAAAGAAATAAGTTCCAAACTTTGCGTCTCTGCGAGAAAATCATAAAGTTTACTTAATGCTATTTAAGGTTAATTTGGGAGTGCCCACGTTGAGAAAAGGGGCTAAATCATAGGAACGCTCATACGCCCCTTTCCTCAACGCGGTCGGGCTATCCGCGCTACTTCGGTAGCTTGCTCCTATCCCTCACTCGAAATAAAGTTGTTTAGTGAAATCAAGATGTTTTTACGTTTTTTTGTCATCTCGACGAAGGAGAGATCTCATCAAGATATTCGTCAAAGAAATTTAAAAGAATATTGGAACAATGTGATGCGATCTCTCCTTCGTCGAGATGACAAACTGTTTGAAAAAGAGTAATTGTTGTTGTAAATCACAACCATTCAATCTTCTTCAAATTATTCTTTAGCAAATAATCATTCGCCTTACTAAAATGTTTATTCCCGAACCATTTCCCTTGATTAGCACTCATAGGCGATGGATGTCCCGATTCTAAAACTAAGTGTTTGCTTCTGTCTATTTTAGAACCCTTTTTTTGGGCAAAACCGCCCCATAACATAAAAACCACATTCTCTTTTTCTTCTGATATTTTTTGAATAACAGCATCTGTAAAAATATTCCAATTGAGGTGTTTATGACTGTTCGGATTGTCTTTTCGCACGGTCAGCGATGCATTGAGCAACAAAACGCCTTGTTTTGCCCAAAACTCCAAGTTTCCCGTAGCAGGCATAAAAATCGAATCCAAATCGGTTGTGATTTCCCTGAAAATATTGCGCAACGAAGGCGGAATTTTAACCGAATCATTTACCGAGAACGACAAGCCATTGGCTTCTCCGTCTCCGTGATACGGATCCTGACCAATAATAACGACTTTTATATTTTCAAAAAGACAATTATTAAAAGCCGAAAAAATCAATTCTTTTGGAGGAAAACAAACGGAATTTTGATATTCCTGATCAACAATATTCATCAATTCGGTAAAATAAGGTTTTGCTATTTCATCAGATAAAATAGTTTGCCAGGAAGGATTTAAATTGAGATTCATGTTCAAAAGTTATTTGACAAAGATACAGGATGATTTGAAAGTAGATTGATTAATTTTTAAGCAAGATGATTTTGATATTTATTATAGTTTAGCCGCAAAGAGCGCAAAGTAATATTAGTGTTTTTGAAAACGTAATGTTCGCAAAGCTTTGCGAACATTACGTAATATGGTCAAAGTAACAAAAATCTTTGCGCTCTTCGCGGTAAGATGTTATTAAAAGCCAAAGCAAAATAAGGCTATGTTTCTTTCTTAAATAAGCTTATTTTTGTACAGTAAAACCAATTTAATAAATGATCTCCATTACCGAAAAAACATTACAAGACTTACAATTTCCTACGGTTCTCGAAACGATTTCCGAAATGTGCAACACCGATATTGGAAAACAAAAAGCTTTGGAAATTACCCCTTTTAGAGAAAAAGAAACTTTGATGAGTGCCTTATTGCAGACATCGGAGTATGTTTCCTCTTTTCAAAATAACAATGCCATTCCCAATCACGGTTTTGACGCGATTACTTACGAAATCAAATTTCTTGCGATAGAGGACAGTTTTCTTGAAGTGGGAAGTTTTAGAAAAATCGCCACCATATCCGAAACGACTAATGTTCTTTTGGCTTTTTTAAATAAATTCAACGATTATTACCCAAGCCTTTGCGCAAAAAGTTCTGGGATACAACTTACCAAAGAGATTGTTACTGCTGTCGATGTGGTTGTCGATAAATACGGTGAGATAAAAGACAATGCTTCTCCCCGACTTTTGGAAATAAGAAGGGAAATGAATTTAGTTCGGGGAAAAGTGAATCAGAGTTTTGGTTCAGCACTTACTCAATACAACAGTTTGGGGTATTTGGACGATATCAAAGAAAGTTTTGTTCAAAACAGGCGTGTTTTGGCTGTTTTGGCGATGTACCGCCGAAAAGTAAAAGGTTCTATTTTGGGGAGTTCCAAAACAGGAAGTATTGCCTACATCGAACCCGAAAATACTCTTAAATATTCCCGTGAACTAAGCAACTTGGAATATGAGGAAAAAGAAGAAATCACAAAAATATTAAAACAATTAACAAATGCTATTCGCCCGTTTTTACCGTTGCTGATTCAGTATCAGGATTTCCTGAGCGATATTGACGTGATAGCAGCCAAGGCAAAATACGCCAATAGAATCAACGGAATTTTGCCAACAATTACAGAGAATCGGCGTCTGTATTTCAGGGAAGCCTATCACCCTATTTTGTATCTGACCAATAAACAAAAGAAGGAAATTACGCATCCGCAAACAATCGAATTGAGTCAGGAAAAACGAATAATTGTTATTTCGGGTCCCAATGCGGGTGGTAAAACCATATCGATGAAAACAGTTGGTTTGCTTCAATTGATGTTGCAATCGGGTATGTTGATACCTGTTCATGAGCGTAGTGAAACTTTTCTTTTTGACCGAATACTTACGGATATTGGTGATAATCAATCTATTGAAAATCACTTAAGTACATACAGTTACCGATTGAAGAACATGAACTATTTTTTGAAAAAATGCAACAAGAAAACCATGTTCTTAATTGATGAATTTGGTACCGGTTCTGATCCTGAATTAGGAGGTGCTCTCGCCGAAATTTTCCTTGAAGAATTTTATCATAGAGAGGCTTTCGGATTAATCACTACGCATTATTCGAACCTTAAAATTTTGGCTAATGAATTGCCTTATGCAACCAACGCCAATATGTTATTTGATGAAAAATCATTAGAACCGATGTATAAATTGGTTTTAGGACAAGCCGGTAGTTCTTTTACTTTTGAAGTGGCTCAGAAAAACGGAATTCCTTTTGGATTAATCAATCGGGCGAAAAAGAAAATTGAAATCGGAAAAGTCCGATTCGATAAAACGATCGCCAATTTGCAAAAAGAGCGTTCTAAGCTTGAAAAAACCTCCATAAATCTAAAGGAGGAAGAAACCAAAGCACGTGAAGAAAGCAAAAAGATGGAAGACATCAATGTGAAAATCAAGCAAAAACTTGAAAGCTACCAAGAATTATATGATAGCAACCAAAAGACAATTTATATTGGCCAAAAAATAGAAGATATTGCCGAAAAATATTTCAATAACAAAAATAAAAAAGACCTTATTGGCGAATTTTTGAAAATTGTTGAAATAGAGAATTCCAAACGCAAAAAAGCCACACCGAAAGAGGCTAAAGCGATTATCGAAAAGAAAAAGGAGGTCATAAAAGAAGTTACTGTTGTTGTCGAAGAAATTCGAAAGGAAAAGAAAGAAAAGAAATTAAAACCCGTTATTGAAAAACCAAAACCTATTTTGAAAGTAGGAGATCGCGTGCGAATGCTAGACGGAAAATCGGTTGGAAGTATTGATTCTATTGAGAAAAACAAAGCGATTGTCAATTATGGCATCTTTACTTCGAAAGTAAGTTTGGACGAATTGGAATTGGTGGAAGCGGCTAAGAAATAATCAATTCTGATAACTAAATATGCTCAATCTTCCTAAAAATAAAAAAATAATTCTCTTCGATGGCGTTTGTAATCTCTGTAATTCTGCGGTGCAATTTGTGATTCGGCACGACTCGAAAGATATTTTTCGTTTTGTGTCATTACAATCAGAATTAGGGCAGAAAATCCTGAATGACATAGGAATCAATTCTAAGGATATTGACAGCATTGTTTTGTACGAACCAGGAATTGCATATTATTACAAATCAGCGGCAGTGATTGAAATTGCCAAAAATTTGGGTGGTCTTTGGTGTTTTGGAGCAGTTTTTAGAATTATTCCAATCGGAATCAGAAACAGAGTATATGATTATATCGCCCGGAATCGCTACAAGTGGTACGGTAAAAAAGAGAGTTGTATGATACCTTCTCCAAAGTTAGAAATAAAATTTTTGAAATAATTTTCATAACATGATAAATGTCATGTGCTGCAAGGTATTGATGGTGTAATTTTGACACATCTTAATATTTATGTTTTTATAAGGAGTTCATCGTTCAAATCATAGTGAAGTTAATACGTTTATATGGTAGTTGTTTCGTATTAGTAATTATTGGTTTAAAAAAAGACACTATGAGGATGAAAACCTGTAAAATGAAATGATTAGTTTTTTTTGTCTAAAAAAAGAGGATGTTTTTTCTGTGAACATCCTCTTTTGTTTTTTAGAAATATCGTTTCCAGTTAAAAAGAGTAAAATATAAAAAAAGCCTCAAAGTGCACTGCCCCCAAAAAGTTAGACACTATTTGGGGGTATTTTTATGGAAAGAAAATCAAAATATGATTATGCATTTAAGAAAGAATGTGTTGAGTTAGTTTTAAATAATGGCTATTCAAGTAGACATGTTTCTAAATTGAAAGGTCCAGATGAATCTAATATTCGTAAATGGGTTAGTTTTTATAAGATCTATGGTGAATCTGGGTTGATTAGTTATAAGAACAAAAAATACGCTTTAGATATTAAGTTAAAAGTATTGCAATCTATTTATAAAGAATCACTTTCATTGAAAGAAACTGCTTTAAGATTTAATATTTCCGATTCATCTATAATAATCAAATGGCAAAAAGATTTTAGTAATTTTGGATTGAAAGGATTATATACTAAACCCAGAGGCAGACCAAAATCTATGAGCAATAATAAACCTAAAAAGCATACATCAGATAAACCATTAACTAGAGAAGAAGAACTACTTTTAGAAAACGAAGCATTACGTTGTGAACTTGATTATTTAAAAAAGTTACAAGCCTTAATTCAAGCAGAAGAGAAAGCCAAAAAGCGCAAGTCATAATGGAATTAAGGCATAAATATGATTTAAAACCACTTTTAAATCATGCTAATATGGCACGAAGTACTTTTTATTATCATCAAAAACAACCTGAAATACCAGATAAATACAAAGTAATTAAAGAG belongs to Flavobacterium gilvum and includes:
- a CDS encoding endonuclease MutS2 → MISITEKTLQDLQFPTVLETISEMCNTDIGKQKALEITPFREKETLMSALLQTSEYVSSFQNNNAIPNHGFDAITYEIKFLAIEDSFLEVGSFRKIATISETTNVLLAFLNKFNDYYPSLCAKSSGIQLTKEIVTAVDVVVDKYGEIKDNASPRLLEIRREMNLVRGKVNQSFGSALTQYNSLGYLDDIKESFVQNRRVLAVLAMYRRKVKGSILGSSKTGSIAYIEPENTLKYSRELSNLEYEEKEEITKILKQLTNAIRPFLPLLIQYQDFLSDIDVIAAKAKYANRINGILPTITENRRLYFREAYHPILYLTNKQKKEITHPQTIELSQEKRIIVISGPNAGGKTISMKTVGLLQLMLQSGMLIPVHERSETFLFDRILTDIGDNQSIENHLSTYSYRLKNMNYFLKKCNKKTMFLIDEFGTGSDPELGGALAEIFLEEFYHREAFGLITTHYSNLKILANELPYATNANMLFDEKSLEPMYKLVLGQAGSSFTFEVAQKNGIPFGLINRAKKKIEIGKVRFDKTIANLQKERSKLEKTSINLKEEETKAREESKKMEDINVKIKQKLESYQELYDSNQKTIYIGQKIEDIAEKYFNNKNKKDLIGEFLKIVEIENSKRKKATPKEAKAIIEKKKEVIKEVTVVVEEIRKEKKEKKLKPVIEKPKPILKVGDRVRMLDGKSVGSIDSIEKNKAIVNYGIFTSKVSLDELELVEAAKK
- a CDS encoding SDR family oxidoreductase; its protein translation is MKIILTGATGVLGSHIMYDILELFIKQNKNGKLFIIARNKGKVSAIERVNELLTSDYTPEILKKCGLENLHRYIEIIDSDLANLQDTFSEKIKGAYFIHSAGYVNLSTDEKLKKKIFDENAKITQSLFNTFHPFIKKFVYIGTAFSSGIRAGLIENDFHNLGFKPKHRNAYEDAKFHSENFIAKECKRLGLPFQILRPSVIGGKMLGTESPYFIPKYMVFYLLAKFFHFTSQRKGEQENVRFIINEETGLNIIPVDYVSKVIVNTFERDDIEQLNIVNDKSFNIVKGLQLIMKEVGYTNFTLIKNPLDFKYKNTIEKLYYESIGKHLKPYFITNPNEYDTTLLNSILEIPKLDSEAFTNMIRYAISNDFKDINV
- a CDS encoding translation initiation factor, with product MDLKDQLKNLFPDHEMAPEEAIEQEPHELYVQKEPMICKFEKRKGKATTIIEGYEGTDEDFKILAKEIKTKLSVGGSFKDDSIIIQGDYRDKIMVILKEKGFKVKRVGG
- a CDS encoding isopenicillin N synthase family dioxygenase, coding for MQNIPSVDLRDFLSDDPKRKQKFVNEIGSAFEDIGFVALKGHFLNDQLVDELYGEIRNFFSLPLETKHSYEIPEIGGQRGYVSFGKEHAKGRKEGDLKEFWHFGQYVDKDSKYGSEYPENVEVKELPRFNAVGKEAYQMLEKTGVYVLRALALHLGLDEFYFDQYAKDGNSILRPIHYPPITSEPENAIRAAAHGDINLITLLMGAQGKGLQVQNHNGDWIDAVAEPDELVINVGDMLSRHTNNKLKSTIHQVVNPPRELWGTSRYSIPFFMHPVSDMKLNCLENCIDTENPKKYEDITAGEFLYERLVDLGLIKK
- the ung gene encoding uracil-DNA glycosylase — its product is MNLNLNPSWQTILSDEIAKPYFTELMNIVDQEYQNSVCFPPKELIFSAFNNCLFENIKVVIIGQDPYHGDGEANGLSFSVNDSVKIPPSLRNIFREITTDLDSIFMPATGNLEFWAKQGVLLLNASLTVRKDNPNSHKHLNWNIFTDAVIQKISEEKENVVFMLWGGFAQKKGSKIDRSKHLVLESGHPSPMSANQGKWFGNKHFSKANDYLLKNNLKKIEWL
- a CDS encoding thiol-disulfide oxidoreductase DCC family protein; this encodes MLNLPKNKKIILFDGVCNLCNSAVQFVIRHDSKDIFRFVSLQSELGQKILNDIGINSKDIDSIVLYEPGIAYYYKSAAVIEIAKNLGGLWCFGAVFRIIPIGIRNRVYDYIARNRYKWYGKKESCMIPSPKLEIKFLK
- a CDS encoding nucleoside phosphorylase, whose product is MAIQQSELILNPDGSVYHLSLKPEQIAHDIIFVGDQDRVAKITKHFDSIEFSIQKREFKTQTGTYKGKRLTVMSTGIGPDNIDIVINELDALVNIDLETRKPKEKLTSLNIIRIGTSGSLHADIPVDSFVMGQFGLGLDNMLRSYLIDSISNAEMENAFIEHTNWDLRKGRPAIIPCSPDLKKKMDSDIVHKGITATAGGFYGPQGRILRLDIQDRELNSKMDNFYFGDTRITNFEMETSAIYGLSTLLGHQALSLNAIVANRANGTFSSDPYKAVDELIIYALEKLAEN